One genomic segment of Streptomyces sp. RerS4 includes these proteins:
- a CDS encoding gamma-aminobutyraldehyde dehydrogenase — MGNRFQVKDRFADGAQYIDGRLRPGTSGRSHTVIDPATGEAVLTYELAGAADVDAAVAAAARAFPGWSAATPGERSDALHRLAAVLAEQADDFAYAESLQCGKPLKLTTEFDVPGTIDNTAFFAGAARHLQGQAAGEYSGDHTSYVRREAIGVVGSIAPWNYPLQMAAWKILPAVAAGNTIVLKPAELTPLTSLMFAQAATEAGLPDGVINIVTGAGREAGEHLVAHPDVVMTSFTGSTAVGKRVAEIATATVKRLHLELGGKAPFVVFDDADLEAAAHGAVAGSLINTGQDCTAATRAYVQRPLHDAFVARVAELMETVRVGDPFASDTDLGPLVSHAQRDRVAGFVERARAYATVVTGGEIPGGDRAAGAYYRPTLIAGAAQDSEVVQSEIFGPVLVVLPFDTDDEGLALANDTPYGLAASAWTRDLYRANRATRELKAGCVWVNDHIPIISEMPHGGYKASGFGKDMSAYSFEEYTQVKHVMFDNTAVAAKDWHRTIFGDRT, encoded by the coding sequence ATGGGCAACCGCTTCCAGGTCAAGGACCGCTTCGCAGACGGCGCGCAGTACATCGACGGACGGCTGCGGCCGGGCACCTCGGGCCGCTCGCACACCGTCATCGACCCCGCCACCGGCGAGGCGGTCCTCACCTACGAACTGGCCGGCGCGGCCGACGTGGACGCGGCCGTCGCCGCCGCCGCGCGGGCCTTCCCGGGCTGGTCGGCCGCCACCCCCGGGGAGCGGTCGGACGCCCTGCACCGGCTGGCCGCCGTACTGGCCGAGCAGGCGGACGACTTCGCGTACGCCGAGTCCCTCCAGTGCGGCAAGCCGCTGAAGTTGACGACGGAGTTCGACGTCCCGGGCACCATCGACAACACGGCCTTCTTCGCGGGCGCGGCCCGTCACCTCCAGGGCCAGGCGGCCGGCGAGTACAGCGGGGACCACACCTCCTACGTACGCCGCGAGGCGATCGGGGTCGTCGGCTCCATCGCCCCCTGGAACTACCCGCTCCAGATGGCCGCCTGGAAGATCCTCCCGGCCGTCGCCGCCGGCAACACGATCGTGCTGAAGCCGGCCGAACTGACCCCGCTGACCTCTCTGATGTTCGCCCAGGCGGCCACCGAGGCGGGCCTGCCCGACGGCGTGATCAACATCGTCACCGGCGCCGGACGCGAGGCGGGCGAGCACCTGGTCGCCCACCCCGACGTGGTCATGACCTCCTTCACCGGTTCCACGGCGGTCGGCAAGCGGGTCGCCGAGATCGCCACCGCCACCGTCAAGCGCCTCCACCTGGAGCTCGGCGGCAAGGCGCCGTTCGTCGTCTTCGACGACGCCGACCTGGAGGCGGCGGCCCACGGCGCCGTGGCCGGCTCCCTCATCAACACCGGGCAGGACTGCACGGCCGCCACCCGCGCCTACGTCCAGCGGCCCCTGCACGACGCGTTCGTCGCCCGGGTCGCCGAGCTGATGGAGACCGTCCGCGTCGGCGACCCCTTCGCGTCCGACACCGACCTCGGCCCGCTGGTCTCGCACGCCCAGCGCGACCGGGTCGCCGGCTTCGTCGAGCGGGCCCGCGCGTACGCCACCGTCGTCACCGGCGGCGAGATCCCCGGTGGCGATCGGGCGGCGGGCGCCTACTACCGGCCCACCCTCATCGCCGGCGCCGCGCAGGACAGCGAGGTCGTCCAGTCCGAGATCTTCGGGCCGGTCCTGGTCGTGCTGCCCTTCGACACCGACGACGAGGGCCTAGCGCTGGCCAACGACACCCCGTACGGGCTCGCCGCGTCCGCCTGGACGCGCGACCTCTACCGGGCGAATCGCGCCACCCGCGAGCTGAAGGCCGGCTGCGTGTGGGTCAACGACCACATCCCGATCATCAGCGAGATGCCGCACGGCGGCTACAAGGCGAGTGGGTTCGGCAAGGATATGAGCGCCTACTCATTCGAGGAGTACACGCAGGTCAAGCATGTGATGTTCGACAATACTGCGGTCGCCGCGAAGGATTGGCACCGCACGATCTTCGGGGACCGCACCTGA
- a CDS encoding FAD-dependent oxidoreductase codes for MAPVAMRSVANSLSEAKPVSYWLDDPGKPAAEPALTANERCDLLVIGGGYSGLWTALIAKERDPGRDVVLIESKEAGWAASGRNGGFCAASLTHGLANGLARWPGELAKLEEMGARNLDEIEAAIARYGIDCDFERTGEIDVATEPHQVEELRELHEEARRLGLADGSEWLDRDALRAEIDSPTFLAGLWDRDGVAMLNPARLAWGLKRACLDLGVRVYENTRGLKMTSAGSGMTVQTPYGVIVARRVALGTNIFPSLVKRIRPFTVPVYDYALMTEPLTPEQLDSIGWKNRQGLGDSANQFHYFRITPDHRILWGGYDAIYPYRGRLDSEYDHRPETYLKLAEHFFTAFPQLEGLGFSHAWGGAIDTCSRFSAFFGTAHSGKVAYAAGYTGLGVGATRFGAEVMLDLLDGVRSERTRLEMVRSKPMPFPPEPFAWTGITLTKWSLARADTHGGRRNLWLRTLDRLGLGFDS; via the coding sequence ATGGCCCCAGTCGCCATGCGTAGTGTTGCGAATTCACTTTCCGAAGCGAAGCCGGTCTCGTACTGGCTGGACGACCCCGGCAAGCCCGCCGCCGAGCCGGCGCTCACCGCCAACGAGCGCTGCGACCTCCTCGTCATCGGCGGCGGCTACAGCGGGCTCTGGACCGCGCTCATCGCCAAGGAGCGTGATCCCGGCCGGGACGTGGTCCTGATCGAGAGCAAGGAGGCGGGCTGGGCCGCCTCCGGCCGCAACGGCGGATTCTGCGCCGCCTCCCTCACCCACGGCCTCGCCAACGGCCTGGCCCGCTGGCCGGGCGAGCTGGCGAAGCTGGAGGAGATGGGCGCCCGCAACCTCGACGAGATCGAGGCCGCGATCGCCCGCTACGGCATCGACTGCGACTTCGAGCGCACCGGCGAGATCGACGTCGCCACCGAACCCCACCAGGTCGAGGAACTGCGCGAACTCCACGAGGAGGCGCGCCGGCTCGGCCTCGCCGACGGCTCCGAATGGCTCGACCGCGACGCGCTGCGCGCCGAGATCGACTCCCCGACCTTCCTCGCCGGCCTCTGGGACCGCGACGGCGTCGCCATGCTCAACCCGGCCAGGCTGGCCTGGGGCCTCAAGCGGGCCTGCCTGGACCTCGGCGTACGCGTCTACGAGAACACGCGAGGCCTGAAGATGACCTCGGCCGGCTCCGGGATGACCGTGCAGACCCCGTACGGGGTCATCGTCGCCCGCCGCGTCGCGCTCGGCACCAACATCTTCCCCTCGCTGGTCAAGCGGATCCGCCCCTTCACCGTGCCCGTCTACGACTACGCGCTGATGACCGAGCCGCTGACGCCCGAGCAGCTCGACTCCATCGGCTGGAAGAACCGCCAGGGGCTCGGCGACAGCGCCAACCAGTTCCACTACTTCCGCATCACCCCCGACCACCGCATCCTGTGGGGCGGCTACGACGCGATCTATCCCTACCGGGGCAGGCTCGACTCCGAGTACGACCACCGCCCCGAGACCTACCTGAAGCTGGCGGAACACTTCTTCACCGCGTTCCCGCAGCTGGAGGGGCTGGGGTTCAGCCACGCCTGGGGCGGGGCCATCGACACGTGCTCGCGCTTCTCGGCGTTCTTCGGCACCGCCCACTCCGGGAAGGTGGCCTACGCCGCCGGCTACACCGGCCTCGGCGTCGGCGCCACCCGCTTCGGGGCCGAGGTCATGCTCGACCTGCTCGACGGGGTGCGCAGCGAGCGCACGCGGCTGGAGATGGTGCGCAGCAAGCCGATGCCGTTCCCGCCGGAGCCCTTCGCCTGGACCGGGATCACCCTCACGAAGTGGTCGCTGGCCCGCGCCGACACCCACGGCGGACGCCGCAACCTGTGGCTGCGCACCCTGGACCGCCTCGGCCTCGGCTTCGACAGCTGA
- a CDS encoding ABC transporter permease, giving the protein MNKPLGWLRRNLVVIAGLGTLAYLILPNVVVTVFSFNNPSGRFNYAWQEFSLDAWKDPCGVADLCGSLALSLQIALWATIGATALGTAIAFALVRYRFRARGAVNSLIFLPMAMPEIVMAASLLALFLNMGIQLGFWTILIAHVMFCLSFVVAAVKARVLSMDPRLEEAARDLYAGPVQTFLRVTLPIAAPGIAAGALLSFALSFDDFIITNFNSGNTVTFPMFVWGSAQRGTPVQINVIGTAMFVIAVLVVLAGQMVGNRRKKARPKQ; this is encoded by the coding sequence ATGAACAAGCCCCTCGGCTGGCTGCGCCGCAACCTCGTCGTCATCGCGGGTCTGGGCACGCTCGCGTACCTGATCCTGCCGAACGTCGTGGTGACGGTCTTCTCCTTCAACAACCCCAGCGGTCGGTTCAACTACGCCTGGCAGGAGTTCTCGCTCGACGCCTGGAAGGACCCCTGCGGGGTCGCCGACCTGTGCGGATCGCTCGCGCTGTCCCTCCAGATCGCCCTGTGGGCCACCATCGGCGCCACCGCCCTCGGCACCGCCATCGCCTTCGCGCTGGTGCGCTACCGCTTCCGGGCGCGCGGCGCGGTCAACTCGTTGATCTTCCTGCCGATGGCCATGCCCGAGATCGTGATGGCCGCCTCGCTGCTCGCCCTGTTCCTCAACATGGGCATCCAGCTCGGCTTCTGGACGATCCTGATCGCGCACGTGATGTTCTGCCTCAGCTTCGTCGTCGCCGCCGTCAAGGCGCGCGTCCTGTCGATGGACCCGAGGCTGGAGGAGGCCGCCCGCGACCTCTACGCGGGCCCCGTGCAGACCTTCCTGCGCGTGACCCTGCCGATCGCCGCCCCTGGAATCGCGGCGGGCGCCCTGCTGTCGTTCGCGCTGTCGTTCGACGACTTCATCATCACCAACTTCAACTCGGGCAACACCGTCACCTTCCCCATGTTCGTGTGGGGCTCGGCCCAGCGCGGTACGCCTGTACAGATCAACGTCATCGGCACGGCGATGTTCGTCATCGCGGTGCTGGTGGTCCTCGCCGGCCAGATGGTCGGCAACCGCCGCAAGAAGGCACGACCGAAGCAGTAA
- a CDS encoding ABC transporter ATP-binding protein: protein MTDKTASGDVRLAGISKHYGSFTAVHPLDLTIPQGSFFALLGASGCGKTTTLRMIAGLEEPSTGTVSLGEREVTHLPPYKRPVNTVFQSYALFPHLNIFENIAFGLRRRGIKSVKKQVDDMLDLVQLGQFAQRKPHQLSGGQQQRVAVARALINHPQVLLLDEPLGALDLKLRRQMQLELKRIQTEVGITFVHVTHDQEEAMTMADTVAVMNGGRVEQLGAPAELYENPRTTFVANFLGTSNLIQASVESAGDEVVVSAAGTRLRLPGARCSTTPRAGGSLLVGVRPEKISLVAADEAHTVAADRNQVTGRIVASSFIGVSTQFVIDSPACPELEVYVQNIERDARLVPGAEVVLHWNPEHSFGLDAAQDIEAGIETVEESA from the coding sequence ATGACTGACAAGACCGCGAGCGGGGACGTCCGCCTCGCCGGGATCAGCAAGCACTACGGCTCCTTCACCGCAGTGCACCCGCTCGACCTCACCATCCCCCAGGGCTCCTTCTTCGCCCTGCTCGGCGCCTCGGGCTGCGGGAAGACCACCACCCTGCGCATGATCGCCGGCCTGGAGGAGCCCTCCACCGGCACGGTCAGCCTCGGCGAGCGCGAGGTCACGCACCTGCCGCCGTACAAGCGCCCGGTCAACACCGTCTTCCAGAGCTACGCGCTGTTCCCGCACCTGAACATCTTCGAGAACATCGCCTTCGGCCTGCGCCGCCGCGGCATCAAGTCCGTCAAGAAGCAGGTCGACGACATGCTGGACCTCGTCCAGCTCGGCCAGTTCGCGCAGCGCAAGCCGCACCAGCTCTCCGGGGGCCAGCAGCAGCGCGTCGCCGTCGCCCGCGCCCTGATCAACCACCCCCAGGTGCTGCTCCTCGACGAGCCGCTGGGCGCCCTCGACCTCAAGCTGCGCCGGCAGATGCAGCTGGAGCTGAAGCGGATCCAGACCGAGGTCGGCATCACCTTCGTGCACGTCACGCACGACCAGGAGGAGGCCATGACCATGGCCGACACGGTCGCCGTGATGAACGGCGGTCGCGTCGAGCAACTGGGCGCCCCCGCCGAGCTGTACGAGAACCCGCGCACCACCTTCGTCGCGAACTTCCTCGGCACCTCCAACCTCATCCAGGCCTCCGTCGAGTCCGCCGGCGACGAGGTCGTGGTGTCGGCGGCCGGTACGCGGCTGCGGCTGCCCGGCGCCCGGTGTTCGACCACCCCGCGGGCCGGCGGGAGCCTGCTGGTCGGCGTCCGCCCGGAGAAGATATCCCTGGTCGCGGCCGACGAGGCGCACACCGTCGCCGCCGACCGCAATCAGGTCACCGGCCGGATCGTCGCCTCCTCCTTCATCGGCGTCTCCACCCAGTTCGTGATCGACAGCCCGGCCTGCCCGGAGCTCGAGGTCTACGTCCAGAACATCGAGCGCGACGCGCGTCTGGTCCCCGGCGCCGAGGTGGTCCTCCACTGGAACCCGGAGCACAGCTTCGGTCTCGACGCGGCGCAGGACATCGAGGCGGGCATCGAGACCGTCGAGGAGAGCGCGTGA
- a CDS encoding spermidine/putrescine ABC transporter substrate-binding protein, translating into MEQFEPGSLSAPQLAAMRRSLTNGRGALTRRSLLRASGLGALTLGGLSSLTACGIPPAKREGGRAVASDDHSEREKQIVFSNWTEYMDTGDDEKSRPTLEEFTKRTGIEVKYTEDINDNVEFFGKIRPQLAAGQDTGRDLIVVTDWLAARIIRLGWAQPLDASRLPHAYANLSPQFRSPDWDPGRVHSYPWTGISTVIAYNEKATGGRKVDSVTQLLDDPTLKGRVGFLTEMRDSVGMTLLDQGKDPASFTTADFDGAIGRLQKGVDTQQIRRFTGNDYTADLDKGDLAACLAWAGDVIQLQAGNPDIKYVIPAAGYITSSDNVLVPASARHKANAEKLIDYYYELPVAAQLAAFISYVCPVEGVKDELAKIDPALADNPLIVPDKAMTAKSRAFRSLSSEEETAYEEKFAKLIGA; encoded by the coding sequence ATGGAGCAGTTCGAGCCCGGCAGCCTGTCGGCGCCGCAGCTCGCCGCGATGCGGCGCAGCCTCACCAACGGGCGCGGGGCCCTCACCCGCCGCTCCCTCCTGCGCGCCTCCGGCCTCGGAGCGCTCACCCTCGGAGGCCTGTCCTCCCTCACCGCCTGCGGGATCCCGCCCGCCAAGCGCGAGGGCGGACGGGCGGTCGCCTCCGACGACCACTCGGAGCGGGAGAAGCAGATCGTCTTCTCCAACTGGACCGAGTACATGGACACCGGCGACGACGAGAAGTCCCGTCCCACGCTGGAGGAGTTCACCAAGCGGACCGGCATCGAGGTCAAGTACACCGAGGACATCAACGACAACGTCGAGTTCTTCGGGAAGATCCGCCCGCAGCTCGCGGCCGGCCAGGACACCGGCCGCGACCTGATCGTCGTCACCGACTGGCTCGCGGCCCGCATCATCCGGCTCGGCTGGGCGCAGCCGCTGGACGCCTCCCGCCTGCCGCACGCCTACGCCAACCTCTCCCCCCAGTTCCGCAGCCCCGACTGGGACCCGGGCCGCGTCCACAGCTACCCGTGGACCGGCATCTCCACCGTCATCGCCTACAACGAGAAGGCCACCGGCGGCCGGAAGGTCGACTCCGTCACCCAACTCCTCGACGACCCCACCCTCAAGGGCCGCGTCGGCTTCCTGACGGAGATGCGCGACAGCGTCGGCATGACCCTCCTCGACCAGGGCAAGGACCCGGCGAGCTTCACCACCGCCGACTTCGACGGGGCCATCGGCCGCCTCCAGAAGGGCGTGGACACCCAGCAGATCCGCCGCTTCACCGGCAACGACTACACCGCCGACCTCGACAAGGGCGACCTCGCGGCCTGCCTCGCCTGGGCGGGCGACGTCATCCAGCTCCAGGCCGGCAACCCCGACATCAAGTACGTCATTCCGGCGGCCGGGTACATCACCTCCAGCGACAACGTGCTGGTCCCCGCCAGTGCCCGGCACAAGGCCAACGCCGAGAAGCTCATCGACTACTACTACGAGCTTCCCGTCGCCGCCCAACTGGCGGCGTTCATCAGCTACGTCTGCCCCGTCGAGGGCGTCAAGGACGAGCTCGCGAAGATCGATCCCGCGCTCGCGGACAACCCGCTGATCGTCCCGGACAAGGCGATGACCGCCAAGTCCCGCGCCTTCCGCTCCCTCAGCAGCGAGGAAGAGACGGCGTACGAGGAGAAGTTCGCCAAGCTCATCGGAGCCTGA
- a CDS encoding ABC transporter permease gives MTATVAPPQAPAPAPPPVHKPSTRKRLVPYWLLLPGILWLLVFFVLPMIYQASTSVQTGSLEEGFEVTWHFATYWDAFTEYYPQFLRSLLYAGTATALCLLLGYPLAYLIAFKAGRWRNLLLILVIAPFFTSFLIRTLAWKTILADGGPVVGALNAVGFLDVTGWLGMTEGDRVLATPLAVVCGLTYNFLPFMILPLYTSLERIDTRLHEAAGDLYARPATVFRKVTFPLSMPGVVSGTLLTFIPASGDYVNAELLGSTDTRMIGNVIQSQYLRILDYPTAAALSFILMAIVLIMVTIYIRRAGTEDLV, from the coding sequence GTGACCGCCACCGTCGCGCCCCCGCAGGCGCCCGCCCCCGCCCCGCCCCCGGTGCACAAGCCCTCGACGCGCAAGCGCCTGGTGCCGTACTGGCTGCTGCTCCCCGGCATCCTGTGGCTGCTCGTCTTCTTCGTGCTGCCGATGATCTACCAGGCCTCCACCTCGGTGCAGACCGGCTCGCTCGAAGAGGGCTTCGAGGTCACCTGGCACTTCGCCACCTACTGGGACGCCTTCACCGAGTACTACCCGCAGTTCCTGCGCTCCCTGCTCTACGCGGGCACCGCGACCGCGCTGTGCCTGCTGCTCGGCTACCCGCTGGCCTACCTGATCGCCTTCAAGGCCGGCCGGTGGCGCAACCTGCTGCTGATCCTCGTCATCGCCCCCTTCTTCACCAGCTTCCTGATCCGCACCCTGGCCTGGAAGACGATCCTGGCCGACGGCGGACCGGTCGTCGGCGCCCTCAACGCGGTCGGCTTCCTCGACGTCACCGGCTGGCTCGGCATGACCGAGGGCGACCGCGTCCTCGCCACCCCCCTGGCGGTGGTGTGCGGTCTGACGTACAACTTCCTCCCCTTCATGATCCTGCCGCTCTACACCTCGTTGGAGCGCATCGACACCCGCCTCCACGAGGCCGCCGGCGACCTCTACGCCCGCCCCGCCACGGTGTTCCGGAAGGTGACCTTCCCGCTCTCGATGCCGGGCGTGGTCTCGGGCACGCTGCTGACCTTCATCCCGGCCAGCGGCGACTACGTCAACGCGGAGCTGCTCGGCTCCACGGACACCCGGATGATCGGCAACGTCATCCAGTCGCAGTACCTGCGCATCCTCGACTACCCGACGGCCGCCGCGCTGTCCTTCATCCTCATGGCCATCGTCCTGATCATGGTCACCATCTACATCCGCCGAGCGGGGACGGAGGACCTGGTCTGA